A region of the Stieleria neptunia genome:
CGCGCCAGCCCCAACGCGGACAACGAACCGGCGATCCCGGCGCCCACGATCACCGCGTCCCAGCGTTCCTGAGACGCTTGATGTCGGGTCGTCGTCGCTGCCAAGGCTGGGATCATCGCGTGCTGGTTTGCGTGTCGTAAACCATCAAAAATCGCTCCGGCCATTTCCGCCTGATGCGGATCGGCGTCAGCCCGGCTTGCGACGCCAATTCGATCGCTTCGGCCATCGTCAACGCCGCACGCACGCTCAACGGACCATCGACGTGACAGACCCGACTGGTCGTCAGCAGCCGAATGCCCCACTTGGCCAAGACGTAGCCCAGCTGCGAACGCAGCAGGTCACTGATCACCACTCGGTGTCGTGCCGCGGTCCGCATCGAACGCAGCAGCCGAACGACATCGGCCGATTCGAGGTGATGGAGGAACAGTGAACTATAGACGACGTCAAAGTCCGAGGGTAAATCATGGCCGAGTACGTCTTGCTGGACAAACGTAACGTCCACGCCCCGGCGTTTCGCGTTCTCCCCGGCAAATTCCACCGCGGTCTGGCTGATGTCGCAGCCGACGACGTCGATCGCCAAACCCTCGCGATCGGCCAGTTGCTTGATCCCGATGGCGACATCACCGCCACCCGATGCGACATCGAGTACGCGAATCGGCCCCTCCGACCGCCCCCGTGCCACCTCGGCAATCGGTTTCCAGATCGAACGCGCCGCACCGCTGAGCCGATTGACGCGAGAGAGCCCTCGCAAGGCATCGGCGTGCAAGTCCGAATCGATGTCCGGTTCGTCCATCCATTCGTCTTGGCGGTCGCGGGTCGTTAATTGCATGGCGATGATCGCTACCAGAGATGCCAGGTGCCGGTCAGACAGACGTAAATGCCCAAAATCAAGTTTGTGACGCCGTGCGCGATCACACAATTCCAAAACTTTCCCGTTTTCACCATCAGCCAACTCACCAACGAAAACCAAAGCGCCGCAGCAATGAACTCTGCCGGGTGGGTCGCGATTCCGTACACCGTTCCGATGATCAGACCGGTGCGGCCGATTTCACGCAGCGGCAGCGCGGGCCAGTTTTCGGCTTCAAAGGCCCGCATCACAAACCCACGCAAAAACAGTTCTTCTGCTATCGGGACGCAAACCGCCAGCAAGGTGAAACGCACCATCAAAAAACCAACCAATTCGAAACCCGGCTGATAGGTCGCAAACGGATTGACCCCTTCGCGTTGCGGTAACCAATCGTCCGACAGTCCAATCGTCTCGATCAGCTGGCGTTCCAAATCGAGCGAGCAGACTGCGATCCAAAGCACCGCGCCGCCGATGCCGACGATCCATCCCCAGCGATCGATCGTCAACGGAAACTGACGGACGACCTCTTTGCCGAACCAAAGCATCAGCGCCGACATCGCCACGACCCGAGCGAGGACGGAAATCAAGTACGCTTGGGCATTGATGGTCTCGCCGTCGCGGACCGGGCTGGTGTCGATCGCCGCGGCCAGCACAAAGAACACCAGCAGCGGCACGATCATGGCCGCTTTGCTTTGCCACGTCGCCGCCGCCTGTCCGCCCGAGCTCTGTCCGCCCGAGCTCTGTCCGCCCGAGCCCTGTCCGCCCGAGCCCTGTCCGCCCGAGCCCTGTCCGCCCGAGCTCTGTGCTGGATCCTGGACGGGACGCTGCACTGGATCGCTCACAACGTATTCGAATCGACTTCGCGACTGTAAACGGCCAGCACGGTTTCAAAGGTTTCCGAGCGAATCTTGTATTCGGGGTTGGAATCGGTGTACCGATTGCAATGATCGACCAAGACACGATACAGGAATCGGAACAGATGCCTGGGCACACGCAGCGAGTTAAATGCGGAGATGATTCGCGCGTAATCCAAATCCGCAAACAGATCCTTCGGCTCGGGGGATTGCCCGGGTTGGGCACAGGCCATCATGCGGGCGCGGGCCAGATCGTAGAGTGATTCGCCGGTCCACTGGAACGACGGGATCACGTTTTGCTTGTCCAATCGGGCGCGTTCGTGAAAGTCGCGCGACTCGCGTTCCATGTCCCGGTGCAAATCCTGGGGCAGCATCAATTTGAATCCGATCCCCGGATGTTTGAGCAGTTTGTTGTCCAGCAGCGGCCAGACGAACAGACGCATCAGTTCGGTCTTGCCCCCGGTCATGTGGGGTTCGTCGACACGGTCCATCAACACGATCATGCCACAGTAACCGAGACGGTCGATCACCGACTGGAACTTGTTGAGCAATTCGTAGCGGTCGTCGGTCCGGTCGTAACGCGGCAAGGGCTGGCTGGCCAGCTCTTTGATCGGAATCCAATGCAGCAGCTTGCGCGTGGTTCCGATTTCCCGTTTCCCGACGCGCATGTGTCGACGAATCCGAAACGCCGCCCACCACGTTTTCAGCAGACGCACCAAGTACGGCGCCGACCCGATCAACATCAAAACGGGCGCCAGCCAGAGGTAATCCCAAACCGTCTTGGCCGCCACCGCTTCGCCGCCCTCGGCCGCGGCGGCATCCCCGCCACCGGACCCGGTGAACATCAGGTAGACGAATCCACAGGCGACGATCACGCTCCACGCGCATGCGAACCAGCAGCTGATCTTTGCCACCACGTTGTTGTACCCGAGGTGGCGCCGCAGGTCGTTCCAACGATCGATGAAGGAGCCGTCGCTGGATTGGTCGTAACAGGCGGCCAACAGCAGTAGGTCACGCGAGGCGGTGCGGTCCAGCTTCGAGAGTGCCTGGCGGTCGATCCCGTCGTCGACGTGGTCGGCTTTCAAAATTTGATCGACCAGCTTGGTGACGCCCAGGCACAGAATGGAATCCATGTGGTCCCAAAGCTTCCATTCTTTGAGCACACGTTCCGGTTTGCGATTGGTGCGTCGGCTCAATCGTTCACTGAAGTGATCCAGGAACGGATTGAAGTCGTCGTAGGCGATCGTGTAGATCCGCTCGGCGGGATGTTCTTGGTTGAACTTTTGCAGGTGCCGCCGGATCTGTAACCGCATCGCGGTCTTGCCGGATCCTTTGGGGCCGAACACGATCGCGGTCGACGGTTCTTTGGGATCGCCGTAAACCTTGTCCCAGACGGGATGGTAGGCGTTGGCAATGCAGTGTTCCTTGAACACCTGATCCGTCTGGGCGTCTTCTTCGGCAAACGGATTGCGGACGATCCCGTGGTGCTCAAGCAAACTCTGGATATTCATAGTCGAATCATTGCCTCGTGCTCAGAAACTCAAGAGCGGTGCTTGAAACCCATTCAGCGACGTCGCGGTCTCACTGACCGATCGATTTGACCATCGTCACAAACTTTTCACGGTTGGTCTTCACCACATCGGCCGGCCCGATCATCTTGATGAAAAACTGGCGTCCTTCCGGCTCGATCAAGATCGCGCCGGCCATCGCGTAGTTCTCGCGCTGGACGACTTTGCCTCCGGCGAACGGGCCACCGCCCATGCGTTCGGCATAGGCGCCGCTGACGTCGACGATGTGAACCGTCCATTTGCCGATGTCCATCTTTTCACTTTTCTGGGCCGCTTCGTCGCCGCCCGAAAACTGGCCTTTCCAGCGTTTGATGTTGGCGTCGACGCTACCGCCGGCAGCCATCATCGTCAACCGCGCCGTCGTTTCGCCTTCGCCGACCTTGAACTCATGCTGCACGATCCGGGAAGCCGGTTGGGTCCGTTTGAATTCCGCGGGAACCTTCAGCTCGGCTTTGTCAAACACACTGACCGACTCGGGGGCTTTCTCCGCCTGTTCGGCAGTGGCCGGACTCGCCGCGACGAGGACGGCCGACGAAAGGAACGCTGCGATCAGAGCGACAGGTCGAAGGGCTGGGTATCGGTTTCGCATCTAGGGGACTCCGCGATGGTCAAGTGAAGACGGGAAGACAGTGAATACGGGAAGACAGTGTTCAATCTTGGAACACTTTAGTCGATCAGGCAAAGAGTACGAAAGTCGTCCAGACCGGTCGGAAACCAAATCTCGCGTTAACCACGGGTCGACGCCACCAAGAACAGGGTGACGATCAACCCGACGACGAGGGCCGCCAGAACGGCGACCAGGGTGATCCGCCGTGAGGAGCGTTTTCGTCGAACCGCACCGATTTTTGCGTCGCCGGCGAACTCGGAATGGATCCGGCTGGTCTTTTCGCGGGCGATCGGCGTGGTCAATTTTGACCCGCTCGGGCCGTCGGCGAACGGATCGGCGGTGTCCAGTGACTGCGAGCCCGGTAGCGAATCGGCGATCTCGGGCAACGCGTCGGAAGCCTCACGCCACTGCGGCCAGCCGTCTTTCCACAACAACGCCGTCTTCGCCACACGTCCCTCGTCGATCCAGACCTTTAACATCGCCGAGGTGGCCGGCCCGTATTGTCCCCCGCTGGGTGGACGGACGTACCAGGTGGAGGCCGATTCGCCGGAGAGCAATTCCGGTTCCGCCCCCGCCGAGGAAACCGCGGGGTTCGCCGCTGCCGCATGCGCCGTGGCGGTGCTCGCCGGTTGGCTCGCTGCCGGTTGTGGGCCGCTCGGATGGCTCTCGGTTTGTGGTGCGTCCTCTCTGGCGGAGGTTGCCGCCGGGGATGGCCGGGGTTCCTCGTTGCGCGGGATCGCTGCTTGCGAGGTTGCTGCTTGCGAGGTTGCTGCTTGCGAGGTTGCTGCTT
Encoded here:
- a CDS encoding GYF domain-containing protein, whose product is MLSGESASTWYVRPPSGGQYGPATSAMLKVWIDEGRVAKTALLWKDGWPQWREASDALPEIADSLPGSQSLDTADPFADGPSGSKLTTPIAREKTSRIHSEFAGDAKIGAVRRKRSSRRITLVAVLAALVVGLIVTLFLVASTRG
- a CDS encoding CPBP family glutamic-type intramembrane protease: MSDPVQRPVQDPAQSSGGQGSGGQGSGGQGSGGQSSGGQSSGGQAAATWQSKAAMIVPLLVFFVLAAAIDTSPVRDGETINAQAYLISVLARVVAMSALMLWFGKEVVRQFPLTIDRWGWIVGIGGAVLWIAVCSLDLERQLIETIGLSDDWLPQREGVNPFATYQPGFELVGFLMVRFTLLAVCVPIAEELFLRGFVMRAFEAENWPALPLREIGRTGLIIGTVYGIATHPAEFIAAALWFSLVSWLMVKTGKFWNCVIAHGVTNLILGIYVCLTGTWHLW
- a CDS encoding methyltransferase domain-containing protein — translated: MQLTTRDRQDEWMDEPDIDSDLHADALRGLSRVNRLSGAARSIWKPIAEVARGRSEGPIRVLDVASGGGDVAIGIKQLADREGLAIDVVGCDISQTAVEFAGENAKRRGVDVTFVQQDVLGHDLPSDFDVVYSSLFLHHLESADVVRLLRSMRTAARHRVVISDLLRSQLGYVLAKWGIRLLTTSRVCHVDGPLSVRAALTMAEAIELASQAGLTPIRIRRKWPERFLMVYDTQTSTR